The following are encoded in a window of Platichthys flesus chromosome 11, fPlaFle2.1, whole genome shotgun sequence genomic DNA:
- the csf3r gene encoding granulocyte colony-stimulating factor receptor, whose protein sequence is MISAWVSVIVMLVVLVNEVKSEDVRRPCAHIQTPSSVVTLGSPVTATCVISDNCLQAIGQAVRVEWRLGGRLLPSSPAANQSDGVSEVVIPSFNHTRAVLTCCVQTSPPQVVGGVEIRAGYPPEAPQNLSCQTNLTSPETLTCSWAAGQQNPHLPTQYTLHTEIWDTNANFTYKPPTDVHHFTIPRSGFVLYSDMKIYVRASNELGEATSEPVVIEPISAAKFDPPSILKAEAVPKRSGCLRLSWRLSQHQVWMLGFHLNLEVQLKTAESHQWSGHSILVSRVKQTRPLDQCRLLHGTRYCAQIRVRYQQSPWSEWSSSQCGVTLETAPTGRLDWWMKLSGDPMHKQLNVHLFWKPSKQFRANSQNVSYIVSVQKAPGEKGKQCTTMGSYCTFQLPGKAKRVYLSAVNAVGKSPPTEVRIHKHKGLTGISEISAVPQDDTAFLVQWKNMDISGVIGYVVEWRPLLTTDLSLTKFEMADRNQSSLIITGSFEPYKPYGISVYPRFKDGIGLPQTVNAYSRQKAPSMVPKIQIKKMWHSYIELTWDEIPLEQRNGIIQGYNIFYWDQKGPINVVNADPQERRVILKDLKAVTVYDAFMMVSTAGRSLNGSRIQFEIEPFDAVTIVIILIASGVGLSLLIIFTVLTCFSNHKRLKGQLWPIVPDPANSSIKRWTSETSQYIHPNSDKPNPVYLSHLSFLDLPMKLNKEEDDHWLSSTEDTSDLGESICGSPFIPGYTGSNSDSVPYATVMFSDPCSSPLPKEPNVYLRSESTQPLLETEESFSPEYYQNMATDGSPREQCFFGPGHECVVEEGVDQVISWDDFPFLRALAMNDTQND, encoded by the exons ATGATATCCGCATGGGTGTCAGTGATTGTGATGCTGGTGGTGCTCGTGAATGAAGTGAAGAGTG AGGACGTCAGACGGCCGTGTGCCCACATCCAGACCCCCAGCTCAGTGGTGACCCTGGGGTCACCGGTCACAGCCACCTGCGTCATCAGTGACAACTGCCTCCAGGCCATTGGACAAGCTGTTCGTGTAGAGTGGCGCCTCGGCGGTCGCCTCCTTCCCAGCAGCCCCGCGGCCAATCAGAGCGACGGGGTTTCTGAGGTTGTGATACCGAGCTTCAATCACACCAGGGCCGTCCTGACCTGCTGCGTCCAGACCTCTCCCCCCCAGGTCGTGGGAGGAGTGGAGATCAGAGCTGGAT ATCCACCAGAAGCACCACAGAACCTCAGCTGTCAGACTAACCTCACCAGCCCGGAAACCCTGACCTGCAGCTGGGCCGCTGGACAGCAGAacccccacctccccacccAGTACACCCTCCACACCGAGATATG GGATACAAATGCGAACTTTACCTACAAGCCCCCGACGGACGTCCACCACTTCACCATCCCTCGCTCCGGCTTCGTCCTGTACTCTGATATGAAAATATATGTGAGGGCGTCGAATGAACTTGGAGAGGCGACTTCAGAGCCCGTCGTTATCGAGCCCATCAGTGCAG CTAAGTTTGACCCACCAAGTATTCTGAAGGCGGAAGCAGTGCCTAAAAGATCCGGGTGCCTGAGGCTGAGCTGGAGATTATCCCAGCACCAGGTCTGGATGCTTGGCTTCCACCTGAACCTGGAAGTCCAACTCAAGACTGCTGAGAGCCATCAATGGAGCGGACACTCA ATCCTTGTGAGCCGGGTTAAACAAACCAGACCTTTGGACCAATGCCGCCTGCTCCATGGGACTCGGTACTGTGCCCAGATCCGAGTCAGATACCAGCAGAGCCCCTGGAGcgagtggagcagcagccagtGCGGAGTCACCTTGGAGACTG cTCCCACTGGACGCCTTGACTGGTGGATGAAGCTATCAGGGGATCCCATGCACAAACAGCTCAACGTACACTTGTTTTGGAAG CCATCAAAACAATTCCGCGCTAACAGCCAAAATGTGTCGTACATCGTCTCGGTGCAGAAAGCGCCGGGTGAAAAGGGGAAGCAGTGCACCACGATGGGGAGCTACTGTACTTTCCAGCTTCCTGGAAAAGCAAAGAGAGTGTACCTCAGCGCTGTAAACGCAGTCGGGAAATCCCCCCCCACTGAGGTTCGCATTCACAAACATAAAG GTCTTACAGGGATATCAGAGATCTCAGCCGTTCCTCAGGATGACACAGCCTTTCTGGTCCAGTGGAAAAACATGGATATCTCCGGTGTCATTGGTTATGTGGTTGAATGGAGACCTCTGTTAACAACAGACCTCTCCCTCACCAAGTTTGAAATGGCAGACAGAAACCAGTCCAGCCTCATTATAACAg GAAGCTTTGAGCCCTACAAGCCCTATGGGATCTCTGTGTATCCCAGGTTTAAGGATGGGATAGGCCTTCCTCAGACTGTTAATGCCTACTCAAGACAAAAGG ctccgTCCATGGTtccaaaaatacaaattaaaaagatgtgGCACTCGTATATTGAGCTCACCTGGGATGAGATACCATTGGAGCAAAGAAATGGAATCATCCAGGGCTACAACATTTTCTACTGGGACCAGAAGGGTCCCATTAATG TTGTGAATGCTGACCCGCAGGAGAGAAGGGTGATCCTGAAAGACCTGAAAGCTGTGACTGTGTATGATGCTTTCATGATGGTGAGCACGGCTGGTCGGAGCCTGAACGGGTCGAGGATTCAATTCGAAATCGAACCATTTG ATGCTGTGACCATTGTGATAATTTTAATTGCCTCTGGTGTTGGACTCTCACTTCTGATCATTTTCACAGTCCTGACTTGTTTCTCCAACCATAAAAG gCTGAAGGGGCAACTTTGGCCGATTGTTCCTGATCCTGCTAATAGCAGCATTAAGAGATGGACATCAGAGACATCACAG TATATTCATCCCAACAGTGACAAGCCCAATCCAGTTTACCTGTCCCACCTCAGTTTCCTTGACCTCCCCATGAAACTAAACAAAGAAGAGGATGATCATTGGCTGAGCAGCACAGAGGACACCAGTGACCTGGGAGAGTCCATTTGTGGTTCACCCTTCATCCCTGGATACACAGGTTCGAACAGCGACTCTGTTCCCTATGCCACTGTGATGTTCTCTGACCCGTGCAGCAGCCCTCTGCCCAAAGAGCCAAACGTCTACCTGCGCTCTGAGTCCACGCAACCGCTCCTGGAGACCGAGGAGTCCTTCAGTCCCGAATACTACCAGAATATGGCGACTGATGGGTCGCCAAGGGAGCAGTGTTTCTTCGGTCCAGGGCATGAGTGTGTCGTCGAAGAAGGGGTGGACCAAGTTATCAGTTGGGACGACTTTCCCTTTCTGCGAGCATTAGCTATGAATGATACTCAAAATGactaa
- the mrps15 gene encoding small ribosomal subunit protein uS15m: MFTNVALRTVLKSSAGVLRDFGCAVKPWTCSSALVAAPGGVSAVAGIFALHPPVRHYARGAKTKKTVPQSQLSDLPPTMLRMDYAAVPLAQTTDDVVKRLLSLELACHSDKLQLKKEQLIAKVQRDESDRSSVEVKVAILTARIRNYQEHLQKHHKDKANKRRMLMAIDTRKKMLKCLRLVRYDAFEKVCEQLGITYTFPPEYYRRVTRRWLAKKALCIKVFKEVQKRKEEVRLKMKQSLASTAEEAAKTKATTL, from the exons ATGTTCACTAACGTGGCTCTGCGGACCGTCCTGAAATCCTCCGCCGGTGTTTTACGGGATTTTGGCTGCGCCGTGAAACCGTGGACCTGCAGCTCGGCTCTCGTCGCAGCACCGGGAGGAGTCAGCGCCG ttGCAGGAATCTTTGCTCTTCATCCACCAGTGAGACATTATGCCCGCGGTGCAAAGACCAAGAAGACAG TTCCTCAGAGCCAGCTCAGCGATCTTCCTCCAACGATGCTGAGGATGGACTATGCAGCCGTACCTCTCGCTCAAAC GACTGATGATGTGGTCAAACGACTTCTTTCACTGGAGTTGGCATGTCAT AGCGACAAGCTACAACTGAAGAAGGAACAGCTGATTGCAAAAGTCCAGAGGGATGAGAGCGACCGCAGCTCAGTGGAAGTTAAGG TGGCTATTTTGACAGCAAGAATCCGAAACTACCAGGAGCATTTGCAAAAACATCACAAG GACAAAGCTAACAAGAGGCGGATGCTAATGGCCATTGACACAAGGAAAAAGATGTTGAAATGCCTTCGACTGGTTCGCTATGACGCCtttgagaaagtgtgtgagcaGCTAGGAATCACGTACACCTTCCCCCCAGAGTATTATAGACGAGTCACCCGTCGCTGGCTGGCGAAGAAGGCCCTGTGCATTAAG GTCTTCAAAGAGGtgcagaagaggaaagaagaggtgaGACTGAAGATGAAGCAAAGTTTGGCCTCCACTGCAGAAGAGGCAGCCAAGACAAAAGCGACAACCCTCTAA
- the LOC133965249 gene encoding uncharacterized protein LOC133965249, with amino-acid sequence MTAEMCVPLVVLLSVVLLGSVSAGGFYCAKTARARAAALGLDYPGVHGAPEFSGPAHHEMHPDTMPLRPRLYEGTDPYLDEGESHVASDGHAQHQVGSFNDAAHQQAHPKSSDSTSLMSHGAYNPVQSEYTSFPRGQTDSNHNSNFEEVKHVAPPKLFRASGQSDLANWDPQGRGESLSFVDNKHNLVFDESAPNRRGMSLTGLTPPRSRGHGTYHRGLTGFGPSREILVLASSHFPSKGHARAMINRSPAFGRQGKIRLSDHRVQYLHRNPGVKQFAQGNPALRLRMI; translated from the exons ATGACTGCAGAGATGTGTGTTCCTCTGGTGGTTCTTCTCAG TGTCGTCCTGCTTGGCTCGGTGTCAGCTGGAGGTTTCTACTGTGCGAAAACAGCGAGAG CCCGGGCCGCCGCCTTGGGTTTGGATTATCCTGGAGTTCATGGAGCCCCGGAATTCTCTGGACCGGCTCACCATGAGATGCACCCTGACACGATGCCTTTGAGGCCTCGACTGTATGAAGGCACTGATCCTTACCTGGACGAGGGAGAATCTCACGTGGCCTCTGACGGACACGCTCAACACCAAGTGGGATCATTCAATGATGCTGCACATCAACAAGCTCACCCCAAGAGTTCTGATTCCACGTCTCTAATGAGCCACGGCGCCTACAACCCAGTTCAAAGTGAATACACCAGTTTTCCCAGAGGACAGACGGACAGTAACCACAACTCCAATTTTGAGGAGGTCAAGCATGTTGCTCCACCAAAGCTGTTTCGAGCCTCGGGCCAGTCTGACCTTGCGAATTGGGATCCTCAAGGTCGCGGCGAGTCGCTCTCATTTGTCGACAACAAGCACAACCTTGTTTTTGACGAGTCTGCCCCAAATAGACGTGGCATGTCTCTGACTGGACTCACCCCGCCCCGAAGCAGGGGTCATGGCACTTACCACAGGGGTCTAACCGGATTTGGCCCGAGCAGAGAAATCCTTGTCCTTGCTTCATCTCATTTCCCCAGCAAAGGCCACGCCAGAGCGATGATCAACCGAAGTCCCGCGTTTGGTAGACAGGGAAAGATTCGGCTCTCTGACCATCGAGTTCAGTACCTGCACAGAAACCCGGGTGTCAAACAGTTTGCTCAAGGTAACCCTGCTCTTAGACTCAGGATGATTTAA